The genomic segment AAACAGGTTTAACGTCTTTGCGACTTTGGGGCATGGGGAGTTTGAGCGAGTTGACAACCTGGAATTACCACTGTAGGGGGCGCTCTTGTTGTAGCGTCGGACTCAACGGTGCCGAACAAGTCACGTATTCAGAGTTTTCTGGGATACTTTCCATCTTCGATTGGGAGAATGCGACTTGGACGAAGGCTAATCTTCACTCACCGGTAACATCATCAGTAACAGGTAACACCTGCTTTACTTCATGAAACGTGTACAACTCTGAATACGGGAGTTGTTCGGCACCGTTGAGTCCGACTCTACAACTGGAGCGCGCCCTACACCTCGCTCAAACTCCCCATGCCCCAAAGTCGCAAAGACTTCAGGATCAACAAGAGTTCCATctggtctctctttctctgtccgTGCAGTTCTTCGTGTTCTGCCACAGTCTGCTGCAGCTCGCTCAGCTGCTGGTGTCGGGCTACATGAAGAGCTCCATCACCACCATCGAGCGGCGCTACGGCCTCTCCAGCCAGAAGTCCGGGCTCCTCGCCGCCTTCAACGAGGTCGGTACAGAAACACTCGCCACACTTAACTCTGATTTCTGTTTCCATCCATTTCACATCCAATCAGATTGACTTTGCACAAACTGGTGTGTTCGCTCAACCACGAACATTCAACTGTGCAATTTAGGAGCATGGTTGCCGCGGTGACGGATCAACCCGTCCAAACACTGCCACACACGGGGGCGCTCAGTGAATCGCAGTTCACGATTCAGGTGTTTCATGATAGAGATTCTGCAAAACAGGCGTTACAGAATTACCGATACGGAAGTTCTGCGATACAGACTTTCCACGTATTTGATGTGGACATTCCATGATATGCGATCCCGTGATACGGAACTTCCCGTGATACGGAAGTTCCCGCGATACAGAGGTTTAACGATACAGACGCTCCCCACAGGTGTCCAGTGTGAACCTCCATGTCACTTCTCAAAGTCATGATGTTTCCATGACTTTCAGGGAAAAGAACTAACGTTTTAACCAAACTGAAATTCTTTACGACGACACTTTACTAACGACAAGTTTACGTTCAGTTGGACCAGAGTCAGACTCTGATATTCTCCCAAGACCAATCAGGCTCAGTGGAGACctgaaaacctggtcctaaggaactggttaagtttaggactaagatttgaattgtggtgtgtgtgtgtgtgtgtgtgtgtgtgttcaggttggAAACACCATCCTCATCATCTTTGTGAGTTTCTTCGGAAGTCGCGTCCATCGGCCGCGGTGCATCGGGGGCGGAGCTCTGCTGGCCTGCTTTGCCTCGTTACTTATGGCTCTGCCGCACTTCCTGAGTGGACCGTACGAATATACCGCCCACATGAGCTgtgaggctacacacacacacacagctactcCTCAGAAatgtggttctgcctcattaggaccaggttttggtctccaagaGGACCGCTGGTCCTGAcacggtcagtgtttatgacagctCACCTCCTCTCTTGTTTCCCAGCAGCCTCGAGTGATaacacctctgacctctgccaaTCACAAAGCCTCCTCACCTCTTCGTCCGCCAATCAGAACTGCAGCCAGCAGAAAAGCCCCGCCCAGGAGGGCGTGtaccctctgctgctgctgggtcaGCTGCTGCTGGGAATCGCCACCGTTCCCATCCAGCCCTTCGGCATCTCCTACATCGACGACTTCGCCAGCAAGAGCAACTCGCCTCTCTACCTGGGTAACAGAAAAGAAACTGTCCATGTGGACCAGTCAGGATTATATTTGGGTCCCACGTGGTTTTGTCTGGATAGTTGCTGCAAACaatgattagttgtttggtccctaaaatgtaagaaaatgtagaTCAGTGTCTACATAAACCTGGGAATgacgacgttctcaaatgtccttttattccattttgatgatttatttcttcaatctttcttctttgttttcaggaATCCTCTTCGCCATGACCTCCATTGGCCCCGCCTTAGGCTTCATCAGCGGCTCCATGATGATGCGATTTTACGTCGACTTTGACAAGTTCCCCAGAGGTGAGGAGGCGGCGCACTGAGGGTCCACAGCTggactctctcactctctacaGTTCAGACTTTTATTAGAGTTTggtcttttattttgagaaggaaaatgtgacatttgctCTGTCCGTcaactcttctgtcctctgtcttctGTCCAGATGAGATCCAGCTGGATCCTAAAGACCTGCGCTGGGTGGGAGCGTGGTGGCTCGGCTTCCTCGTGGCCtcctgcctcctcttcctcactgcaCTGCCGTACCTCTTCTTCCCCCGGGACATGTGCCGAGAGGTGAGGGACAGCAGTAAAAACATTGTTCAAATATGACAGAATAAAGGTTCAAACTGGTTTTAAAAGTTCAAGTTAGAGCACGATAAATCAGataaatgagcacacacacacacacacacacagttgttttcttgtgaggacacatcatagacataatgcattccataATCCAATTAACCATCACAAGTAAACTAAACTTAACCCTAAACCCAgtacagacaaaatgtcctcacacacacacacacacgctcacacacacaccacaactaAGTGCTTAACCTGagccctaaaaccaggttttaactcTGAAAAATGTCCCCCAGAAGATAGGTTTCTGAGTTTTTTGGACTTCAGAAAGACGTAAATTAaggtacacatacacacagagttAGTTTAATCTTAgaaggagcgtttgtgtgtatgcagtgcAGGGCAGGGGCGGGCGGAGACAGGAAGTGTGTATCCCGTCAAACTCCCACAGCGCTCGACTCGCTCAGTGTTGCTGCTCCCTCCGTCCGTCGTGACACAGGtcgaatcacttcctgtgtgcagctatgctttgtttttgttatttttttaactttgaaaagtgaaagttaGATGAATGTTTGGCTTCACTCAGACGTTCCGATGAGTTCATGTGAACTCCGGCATTTTTGTTTGAACAGAACACAGTTGTTGCACAATCTCCTCCTGACACGACACAGCATTTTGCTTTCTCGCCAAAAACAACAGCGACGCGTCGCGTGATGAGAACAGAAGCGCGTTCCTCGGCTCTTCCTGTCACAgtgaacaaacaacaacatgcagaaaacgcatcacatgatcacatcatcAGCTCCTGGAAAACATGTTCGATGAGTTCATTTCTCACAGACGCCGTTAAACTCCACCTCACGCTCATATCAGGCTGTTGTTGCacaacattcacattttatgaGTTCAGATGATTCACTTTGTAGTTTCCCACTGACCCTTAGCCTCAATGAGCAGAGccttcattcagtcattcattcacaaaaCATCTGTAAACAACTGTCAACATCAACTGGAAATGTCTGTAAACAGATgttacatgtaaacacacataatCTCTAAAAAACTGCagacttccttccttccttcctgcagCAGATTAAAGCAGATTACAATAACAATGTTAATTGCTTCACTTTTGGTTTCTACACACGTCTAGGACGATGCAGACGATCCTGAGTCCAGACCAGGCGCTCAGACAAAGTCAGAGCCTCTACAGGAAGTCTCCCTCCTTCACTTCCTCAAAAGTAAGAGCCTCTCACTCTTCTCTTTCCTGTCTGATGAAGCCGCAGGTGACGAAAGTTCATCGACACCGAAAACGCATCCCGATGATCTGAACTCTGTACGTATCAATGTGAACTACAGTATCTCtgagccgccatgttggcaggcgaAGGATGAGCGACACCGGTGCTGGATTCAACCTCTCAGACGTTCACcgtcactttaaatccacagcagAGATTTCTCCACAGGACTTTACGTTTAGTCTAAAACTGTCCTCACTTCTCGGTTTGGCGTTGAAACAATAGTTTCCAGGTTACAATCGGGAATCACAAAACCGTTTCCTGATTATGCACAAACAAGAAAATCAGATAACGGATCGTTTTGCCTTTATCCATGATTGTTGCTCTTTCCTCAATGAGAACCAGGAAACCTCTCGTTTTCCAGTTTTGATTCTATTTTGTCACTTCCACATTCCTGAAATGATCAGAATGGGAATGATTTTGTAAAAATCTgttagcagaaaaaaaacatagtggGCACAAGACCAACCCCACTGAACTTTGGTCAGTGTGTGCAGGATCAGACTCCACTGTCAGATTAAGTTTCTtctggatctgatccagatttCGGATTTGGCGTCTGTTTTAATGTAGCATGCTTCAGTCCCTTTGAACAAGTTCAGATCTGtatacatgtttatgtaagatggtcacggatccagaaagttcttctggatccaggTGCTGGTATGTGAGCTTGAAATGATCAATCCGACTTGACGGTCCCCGTCAGTTATCCGTGCTCTCTGTCCGCTGGCGTCCTCCAGGTTTCCCTCGCATTGCTCTGCGGACGCTGCGCAGTCCCATCTACCTGCTGGTGGTTTTGGCTCAGGTCAACCTGGCAGCGATGCTCGCCGGCCTCTCCACCTTCATGGCCAAGTTCATCGAGAGACAGTTCAGCCAGACCGTCTCCTTTGCCACCATGATGATCGGTGAGTCCACACGTGTGAGCGTCACGTCCACTTGTCTGACAGCAGCTAAAAATTAGATAACTGGAACTCGGAACTGGACCTGTCACCATCTGCAGGACTAGTACCAAGAACTAGTGGCTGTACCTGGAATTATTTGGGTTTCTGCTGCAGGAACTAATACCAGGAACTAGGAACTGTAGCTGGAACCATGTTTGTTTCCACTGCAGCAACTAATACCGGGTATTACTTGATataattgttgtatttctgtctctacctcaactccctcttgttctttctctccccttcctctcctctgtcccccatttttccgttcaccccaacctgtctaggcagatggctgcaaaTCTtcgagtctggttctgtcagagatttcttcttctgttaaaaggagTTCTGTAGAGTTATCTCAATGATATTTTAAAGGTGTTTGCCTTACTATGTGCAGTGTCTTGAGATTATGTATGCTGTGATTTGCCGCGaaacaaattaaattgaatGGAATTGATAAAGCGGCCCTTGTTTGTCTTTCAGGCGGAGTCGGGATCCCGCTGGCGGTCCTCGGCACCGTCCTGGGTGGACTTCTGATGCGAAGGATGAGTATTTCAGTCAGTGGAGCCAGCAAGTTGTGCACCACCGTCATCCTGCTCTGCATGTTCACCGCCACGCCGCTGCACCTCATCGGCTGTTCCACCCAGACAGTCGCCGAGGTCTTTCCTCCCAGGTACCGCGTCGTTGTAACGAGATGCtgtcatttgaatttttttctttcaataacaAGAACGTGTTCTCTTCATGATGAGATACTTTCACGTTAACGTTGTCTTgtaataatgagatactttcACGTTAACGTTTTCTCTTTATGAGATACTTTCACGTTAACGTTTTCTcgtaataatgagatactttcACATTAACTTTTTCTcgtaataatgagatactttcacgttaacgttttctcataataatgagatactttcACCTTCACGTTTTCTcgtaataatgagatactttcACGTTAACTTTTTCTcgtaataatgagatactttcacgttaacgttttctcataataatgagatactttcACGTTCACGTtttctcataataatgagatactttcACGTTCACGTTTTATCGTAATAATGAGATATTTTCACGTTAACGTTTTCTcgtaataatgagatactttcacgttaacgttttctcgtaataatgagatactttcacgttaacgttttctcgtaataatgagatactttcACTTTAAGGTTTTCTCGTTATAATGAGGTACTTTCTAGTTAACATTTTCACGTATTAATGAGATACTTTTTAATTAACGTTTcctcataataatgagatactctCTCACCAACATTTTCTCGTATTAATTTGATACTCTCTCGCTAACATTTTGTCGTATTACTGGGATACTTTCTCGTTAACATTTTCTCCTATTAATGGGACACTTTTTAATGAACATATTCTTATATAATGAGATATTTTCTCGTTAACATTTTTCTTGTGATAACAAGATACTATAATAAGTAAAGTATCTTGTTATATCTACAACCTTTTTGCAAGATACATTGTGGATATAATaagatgctttttttccattattaccAGATATTTCTTACTGTTGTTAGTTTTTTTCATTGTATGGGGatgtttttctcatttcaaaatttgttttttattatttatcctgATTGTTGGGGGTTTGGGTGGAGAAAACTTTATCTAAGACAAATGTAATAATTCTTACTCACACGGCTAAAATTCCACATTGTATCTACTAATAAACATCTAacttatttttgaaaatgtgttttgtatgtttgtgtgtttagctCTGACACGTTATCGTGCAGTTCTAACTGCCGGTGTCCTCAGGACGCCTTTAATCCGGTCTGTGGTTCTGACGGAGTGGAGTTCAGGTCTCCCTGTCACGCTGGCTGTATCACCATGGAAATGGGCATCAATGGCAAAATCACAGTAGGTCTCATTCATCGTTTTACTGTGAAATCCAGGGAGCGTTGTTCACACTTGTTCCAAAGACTGTAGTTGACTCTCAGTGACAGTTTTGgcatattgtttgttttcacaacaacacaaggGTGGCATTTTGAGATCTTATTGCTCTGTGACCGGTTTTCCTAaaattacaaacacaaaactttaGTGAATTCTCCTAAACTCAATCCCTACATTCCTGTGTGTTTCACAAAACATCTTTAAGAAAACTGTGAGTGCAGCAGCTGCTACTTCAGTGACTTTTGGATTTCGTCACTCTCTGTGGAAATTGACCAAGTTTACCCTCAGGGATTAATGAAATATTTCTGGTTCTGAAGTTGTCTGAGGGAAAACAGACAGCTGTGAAATCCTCTGAGGAGACAGAGACCAGTAGTCATGCAAAGAGGTTCACCACCTCACCACCTTATGTCCATTTTCACTCATAGTGTATTTGCATGCAGTAATTTGtctcttcatgtgttcatatctTAGCCCTTCCGTTGAATAATTTTTTGTTGAATGATGAATCTTCATTTCCCTGTCTAAACTTTGCTGTGGTGCACCCCAGGGCTCCACCCTTGGCCcgatcatattttttttcagtcttgTGCAGGCTTGTATTGTATAATGTATTATCCGCTGTGGCCGACTGAAGAAGATGAATTTTATGTTGATTTCATAACTGTGCTAACAAAGTGTAAGCTAATGTACAGGAAAAGGTTGTGTTGATTCTTCTCCTGTAGAGGGCGACACCTGAGTTCTCTGTGCGTCTTTGTTCCTTCAGAACTACACTGAGTGTCAGTGCATCAGTGGTCTCGGCTACGCCTCACCTGGAACCTGCGGCAGTGGCTGTGCGCACCTGCTCCTCCCCTTCATGGTTCTTCTGGGTATCACCTGCTTCATCGCCTCCTTTTCGCAGACGCCATCATACATGATGATACTCAGGTGTGACATTAGATATGACACAGATCATTCACTCACTGGTGTCAGTTTTCCTCATTTATGCTCAGGTTAATGAACATCGGAGCGTAGTGACGCAGTCGgatcatcatcactgtgatgtttgtgtccctgctgcAGGACGGTGTCCACAGAGGACAAGTCTTTTGCTGTGGGAGTTCAGTACATGCTATTCAGAGTGCTCGGTGAGTCCGTTTATCCTCCTGCTCTCCAGTAGATGAAccacatatttttcttttaaaatgtagtgattTCTTGACCTCCTGTCCATGTGTCCTCGTCCCCTGACTCGGTGCAGCGTTTATGCCGTGCCCGGTGTTGTACGGCACCGTCATCGACACCACCTGCCTGGCGTGGGGCAAAAAGTGCGGCAAGCAAACTTCCTGTCTCTACTTCAACCTGGACAGTTTCAGACACAGGTGAGTCTCCCTTCACCTTTGACACTGGTGGCCCTGAGATGAGTCAATGATTGGCAGGAACATTGATTTTGATGGATCAGGGGTTTTTTTGCAGGGTCAGATTTCTAAAAGAAAActgactaatttgttcctagtggcagaaaatgtcaccttcgcAAAAACTgctaataaaaaagtaaatttttttaaaataaataaaaaaataatatacattcatatttttttccactttaaatgagcCAAGCTTTTAAAagtacttcagcctgaaatatacatgtccaatattaataatattttcgAGATGTTTGCACAACTCccctaaaagaaaaaagctgaaaTGAGAAAACTTCAGTACTACTCATTCGAGTGACACTAACGACCGGGGAGTCCAACTCGCTGTATTTTAGCCCCGCCTTCTCCtggtcacactcacacagtgtcaGCACATACAAGACCCCTGTCATGACCCCTGAACCTTGACCTTTGTTTCATTGCCAgtgctttgatttatttggagttttttttcatattgtttgGACTTTCATTTTCCTACTTTGGTCggagttttgttgttgtcctgGAGTGACTGGTGTcctgttttgtgtattttgtggacttcctgttttactttgtatcCGTGCTTGTGTCCTGTCTCTGTCTGACTTCACTTCCTGCAGTTTCTTGTTGATTACATTCACCTGTGTATCATTTACAGCTGCTTGTTGTCTCTCAGTTCCTGTCACACATATTTTCTCCTTGGGATTTTTGGATCTTTGTaagtttgtttttgacttttttgacttagaACTAGAACCTTTATCTGCACTTAGCTGTGAGTTGCTGTGATACACTGGGGTCCAGAATTGCAAGTGGAAGTGTATGTAAGAATACCAACACTAATTGGCTGACGTGACATTGCGTCATGCACCTTTTTCAACCAAATTCAACTTAACTTGAGTATTTGAAGTAGACTAAACTAATTCTTCAACAGGCAGAAATGAATCACAAGTACAGCCCTGTGGTTAGCACTGATGTCTCACAGCAAGAGGATTTGGGGTTTAAGCTCTGAGCTGTTCTTGGTTGAGGTTCGGGTAACCctgctggtctttgctggttTATGCCGGTCTATCGTTTGTTCTGAAAGTCCTGGGTTTATTGGGGTGTTTAAGTcagacttgtgtttgtgtgcaggtttCTGGGTCTGCAGGTGGTCTTCCTGTGCGGTGCGCTGCTCTGTTTCCTGCTCACTGTTGTGGTCCTGCGGCGGAGAGCCAGACATCAGGAGCTGGAGCTGAATGGGAGAGGAGGGTACGAGCAGGCGATTGAGCAGAAAACTACGGAGGAAGCTGCGTTGAAGGACGACGGCATCCGGAAACACATCAAGACCTGAAAACCGCCGCAAATCAGAGGACGTGAGGATGGATAAACGAAAGGAAGCGGGAGTGACCCCATCGTCGGTGAATGAACGGGAACGACGGTTCCTCCCGACATTTACATGTCAACAAACACGTAAATACATGCACAGCCTAATTTCTGGTCATGTTCTTCTCCTGTGATGTACATAAGCTAATCCATATCTGTGATGTACATAAACTAATCCATATCTGTGATGTGCATAAGCTAATCCATATATgaacagtatgtactgtatatagctGCAGATGTGTTGGTTTTTATACATTGATAACTTTAAACACACGCTGCAGTGAAGTGAACAGGAAAACTGCAGGGCACTAGACCTTTGTGGCCATTTTGTTAGCCGTGTTAGCAACATATAGCTGCAGGACTGACGAGGGCAGCTGATCCGTCCTTTATGAAGATGGAGGTCTCATCAGTGGTTAGGGCTAGTGCGATCGGTTCTGTGAATTGCCAgccatggcaaaaaaaaaaagcctttattGAGAAAAACAATAGAGAAACGTACCAATACGCCAAAATTAAGGACATTAATCCAAAGTTTTAATCGCTGTTCCATGgatgaaatgtgaatatgtgaTTTTTGCCAGTCATAAAATCAACTTCATTATTTGTCAAACGACCCAGAAAGTCCATTTAAACTAAGATTCAGGTTTTAGACATAGATCAGGAGACTGGTGCTGTGTTTACACCGAACGCAGTTTGTCGCGCTGGTTGCGAGTCGCCGTATTTTAAACAGAGGTAACGTAGCATTTCTTTCATCATCAACCAAAGCATTGTTGCACTCTCAATATAGAAATGTCTCCATTTCAGCGCTTTAACAGggacattattatttaaatggacTTTCACTGGGTCGTTTGTTCGTTTCTCTATTATTTCTTCATTATTATCTTTCTGAAGGAAAATTCCATATTGCCAGAGAAGGCGGAGTTTATCACAAGCCCCGCCCCTTCCCACAGAAGCATTTATTAAGCATCACGTGAAAGTCGTGgatgtttttcagtttgtttgattttttaaaaaaaaaagaaaaaaaaatatattttactgATTATTCCACGTTTTTGTCGCTTCACTGAGAATCATGTTATCAAgatattatgttttgttttttacatcatcTGAAGACTGGAGTGGATACTGAGTCTGTATATTATGCTGAAAACGCCTGAATCATCATCAAgctatttgtatttttataaaaaaatgtttttttaacgttttataTGAATGACTTACTCTAGTTCTCTAGCTTCCTGCAGCACAAATCAAGACTAaattcatttttcagtttttacgTTACTGAACATTTCCCTCGAGCAAAAACATTGAATATCtttaatatttttgattaaTTCTCTTTGGGACTTGGAGGCTCGAGAAGACGCATCAACAGGAAGTGTCTGTCAGTCAAACTCAAGCGAATAactaaaaataatcataaaaccACAACGGTCAACAAAAAGAAGATTCTCCAGTTCTGGTTCTGCTCAATTTTACGTTTacgaatgataataataaaaatactgactgagttttgtttaaaataaaaatgtctcacACTTTCTGTCTCAACTGTTAATTCAACAGCTCCGATATTTTCAACTCTCTTTAATTTGTAATCTGTCTTCCTCctgtgaaaaaaagagagactttTTTTCACGCTACTTTTACTGTGCACATAATACTTAACTCAAACCTTAGCCCTTAACTCTTAAGTGTAAGCTTTAATTCAAAATCACGGCGAGATGTCATTTCGGGTTTCTGCCACTTTCACGATGTCACAAAAGTTTGTATTTGATTTGTGAGCGAGACGTGTGAACGTGACAAAACCTCAGTGAACTTTTCCTCACTAGTCCAGACGTGATTTCTTCATCTGACTCCACGGTTCCTCTTTCCTCAAGCAGAACCTTGAAGTTGCATGTTTACGATAGATaccttagatagatagatagatggatagatatcATAGATAGGTATCTTAGTtcgataggtagatagatagatagatggatatcatacatagatagatagatagatagatagatagatagatagatagatagatggatatcatacatagatagatagatagatagataccttagatagatagatagatagataccatAGATAGAtaccatagatagatagatagatggatagatatcATAGATAGATATCTTAgttcgatagatagatagatggatatcatacatggatagatagatagatagatagatagatagataccatagatagatagatagatggatagatatcATAGATAGATATCTTAGTtcgataggtagatagatagatagatagatagatagatagatagatagatagctagatagatggatatcatacatagatagatagataccttagatagatagatagataccatAGATAGAtaccatagatagatagatg from the Solea solea chromosome 4, fSolSol10.1, whole genome shotgun sequence genome contains:
- the slco2b1 gene encoding solute carrier organic anion transporter family member 2B1 isoform X1, coding for MGTCDLNVNSDPARSRPCARRQSVFSSIKFFVFCHSLLQLAQLLVSGYMKSSITTIERRYGLSSQKSGLLAAFNEVGNTILIIFVSFFGSRVHRPRCIGGGALLACFASLLMALPHFLSGPYEYTAHMSSASSDNTSDLCQSQSLLTSSSANQNCSQQKSPAQEGVYPLLLLGQLLLGIATVPIQPFGISYIDDFASKSNSPLYLGILFAMTSIGPALGFISGSMMMRFYVDFDKFPRDEIQLDPKDLRWVGAWWLGFLVASCLLFLTALPYLFFPRDMCREDDADDPESRPGAQTKSEPLQEVSLLHFLKSFPRIALRTLRSPIYLLVVLAQVNLAAMLAGLSTFMAKFIERQFSQTVSFATMMIGGVGIPLAVLGTVLGGLLMRRMSISVSGASKLCTTVILLCMFTATPLHLIGCSTQTVAEVFPPSSDTLSCSSNCRCPQDAFNPVCGSDGVEFRSPCHAGCITMEMGINGKITNYTECQCISGLGYASPGTCGSGCAHLLLPFMVLLGITCFIASFSQTPSYMMILRTVSTEDKSFAVGVQYMLFRVLAFMPCPVLYGTVIDTTCLAWGKKCGKQTSCLYFNLDSFRHSCLLSLSSCHTYFLLGIFGSLFLGLQVVFLCGALLCFLLTVVVLRRRARHQELELNGRGGYEQAIEQKTTEEAALKDDGIRKHIKT
- the slco2b1 gene encoding solute carrier organic anion transporter family member 2B1 isoform X4; its protein translation is MGTCDLNVNSDPARSRPCARRQSVFSSIKFFVFCHSLLQLAQLLVSGYMKSSITTIERRYGLSSQKSGLLAAFNEVGNTILIIFVSFFGSRVHRPRCIGGGALLACFASLLMALPHFLSGPYEYTAHMSSSSDNTSDLCQSQSLLTSSSANQNCSQQKSPAQEGVYPLLLLGQLLLGIATVPIQPFGISYIDDFASKSNSPLYLGILFAMTSIGPALGFISGSMMMRFYVDFDKFPRDEIQLDPKDLRWVGAWWLGFLVASCLLFLTALPYLFFPRDMCREDDADDPESRPGAQTKSEPLQEVSLLHFLKSFPRIALRTLRSPIYLLVVLAQVNLAAMLAGLSTFMAKFIERQFSQTVSFATMMIGGVGIPLAVLGTVLGGLLMRRMSISVSGASKLCTTVILLCMFTATPLHLIGCSTQTVAEVFPPSSDTLSCSSNCRCPQDAFNPVCGSDGVEFRSPCHAGCITMEMGINGKITNYTECQCISGLGYASPGTCGSGCAHLLLPFMVLLGITCFIASFSQTPSYMMILRTVSTEDKSFAVGVQYMLFRVLAFMPCPVLYGTVIDTTCLAWGKKCGKQTSCLYFNLDSFRHRFLGLQVVFLCGALLCFLLTVVVLRRRARHQELELNGRGGYEQAIEQKTTEEAALKDDGIRKHIKT
- the slco2b1 gene encoding solute carrier organic anion transporter family member 2B1 isoform X3; this translates as MGTCDLNVNSDPARSRPCARRQSVFSSIKFFVFCHSLLQLAQLLVSGYMKSSITTIERRYGLSSQKSGLLAAFNEVGNTILIIFVSFFGSRVHRPRCIGGGALLACFASLLMALPHFLSGPYEYTAHMSSASSDNTSDLCQSQSLLTSSSANQNCSQQKSPAQEGVYPLLLLGQLLLGIATVPIQPFGISYIDDFASKSNSPLYLGILFAMTSIGPALGFISGSMMMRFYVDFDKFPRDEIQLDPKDLRWVGAWWLGFLVASCLLFLTALPYLFFPRDMCREDDADDPESRPGAQTKSEPLQEVSLLHFLKSFPRIALRTLRSPIYLLVVLAQVNLAAMLAGLSTFMAKFIERQFSQTVSFATMMIGGVGIPLAVLGTVLGGLLMRRMSISVSGASKLCTTVILLCMFTATPLHLIGCSTQTVAEVFPPSSDTLSCSSNCRCPQDAFNPVCGSDGVEFRSPCHAGCITMEMGINGKITNYTECQCISGLGYASPGTCGSGCAHLLLPFMVLLGITCFIASFSQTPSYMMILRTVSTEDKSFAVGVQYMLFRVLAFMPCPVLYGTVIDTTCLAWGKKCGKQTSCLYFNLDSFRHRFLGLQVVFLCGALLCFLLTVVVLRRRARHQELELNGRGGYEQAIEQKTTEEAALKDDGIRKHIKT
- the slco2b1 gene encoding solute carrier organic anion transporter family member 2B1 isoform X2; the protein is MGTCDLNVNSDPARSRPCARRQSVFSSIKFFVFCHSLLQLAQLLVSGYMKSSITTIERRYGLSSQKSGLLAAFNEVGNTILIIFVSFFGSRVHRPRCIGGGALLACFASLLMALPHFLSGPYEYTAHMSSSSDNTSDLCQSQSLLTSSSANQNCSQQKSPAQEGVYPLLLLGQLLLGIATVPIQPFGISYIDDFASKSNSPLYLGILFAMTSIGPALGFISGSMMMRFYVDFDKFPRDEIQLDPKDLRWVGAWWLGFLVASCLLFLTALPYLFFPRDMCREDDADDPESRPGAQTKSEPLQEVSLLHFLKSFPRIALRTLRSPIYLLVVLAQVNLAAMLAGLSTFMAKFIERQFSQTVSFATMMIGGVGIPLAVLGTVLGGLLMRRMSISVSGASKLCTTVILLCMFTATPLHLIGCSTQTVAEVFPPSSDTLSCSSNCRCPQDAFNPVCGSDGVEFRSPCHAGCITMEMGINGKITNYTECQCISGLGYASPGTCGSGCAHLLLPFMVLLGITCFIASFSQTPSYMMILRTVSTEDKSFAVGVQYMLFRVLAFMPCPVLYGTVIDTTCLAWGKKCGKQTSCLYFNLDSFRHSCLLSLSSCHTYFLLGIFGSLFLGLQVVFLCGALLCFLLTVVVLRRRARHQELELNGRGGYEQAIEQKTTEEAALKDDGIRKHIKT